One genomic region from Nostoc sp. C052 encodes:
- a CDS encoding J domain-containing protein translates to MPRKTTVPSQSIKVTPLALSQLHIRLEFLEKQHQSLLKQIKKKRTELKNFVEQMRSFGAEFLTKATPLFQRMAELDREIHTLFDEIFTTRKLGKQTLKKIEAVYWNLQVAGVISVNPNSRHLDIELDKPFDNEDENTTRDFSEETTSKHYQNWQSQQPIESPSVARTDEQRKIRQTFLKLAEIFHPDKARDSETQKSYTEIMKEINKAYQEGDLARLLEIERSQQPLEIIDNNNEDDLTRRCRTLEQHNQILLAQYEKLKQELRLTKNTPEGTMVCDSRKAAKKGIDAMAAIVETMESQINVVSEIRDFVKDFKEKKITIQEFLDGPVSLRSTDESIMEDILEQMLSELMR, encoded by the coding sequence ATGCCTCGAAAAACTACAGTTCCATCGCAATCAATTAAAGTAACTCCGCTAGCTCTGTCTCAATTACATATCCGCTTAGAGTTTCTAGAAAAACAACATCAATCACTACTCAAACAGATCAAGAAAAAGCGCACAGAACTGAAGAACTTTGTCGAACAGATGCGTTCTTTTGGTGCGGAATTTCTTACTAAAGCTACTCCACTATTCCAAAGAATGGCTGAGTTAGATCGGGAAATTCATACTCTGTTTGATGAAATTTTTACTACTAGAAAGCTTGGTAAACAAACCCTCAAAAAGATAGAAGCAGTTTACTGGAATCTACAGGTGGCAGGAGTCATCAGTGTAAACCCCAATAGTAGACATTTAGATATAGAGTTAGACAAACCGTTTGATAATGAAGATGAAAATACAACTAGAGATTTTTCAGAGGAAACTACTTCAAAACACTATCAAAATTGGCAATCACAACAGCCTATAGAATCTCCCTCCGTAGCTAGAACAGATGAGCAAAGAAAAATTCGTCAAACATTTCTGAAGTTGGCTGAAATCTTTCACCCTGACAAAGCTAGAGACAGTGAAACACAGAAGTCTTACACAGAAATCATGAAAGAAATCAATAAAGCCTATCAAGAGGGGGATTTAGCAAGACTTCTTGAAATTGAACGAAGTCAACAACCCTTAGAAATTATTGACAATAATAACGAGGATGATTTAACCCGTAGATGCCGAACTCTAGAACAGCACAATCAAATCCTTCTGGCTCAATATGAAAAACTGAAACAGGAACTGCGTTTGACAAAAAATACTCCAGAAGGAACGATGGTTTGCGATTCTCGAAAAGCTGCTAAAAAAGGCATTGACGCTATGGCTGCTATTGTAGAAACAATGGAATCTCAAATTAACGTCGTTTCTGAGATTCGGGATTTTGTTAAAGACTTTAAAGAAAAGAAAATCACTATTCAAGAATTTCTTGATGGCCCAGTTTCTTTGCGCTCCACGGACGAGTCAATTATGGAAGATATTCTTGAGCAAATGTTGTCAGAGTTAATGAGATAG
- a CDS encoding AAA family ATPase, producing the protein MDLFDQHLAKITEESAPLAARMRPRTLDEFIGQDHIIGQGRLLRRAINLDQLSSLIFSGPPGTGKTTLARVIANSTRAHFIAINAVLSGVKEIRAAIEIAQQQRKFHNQRTILFVDEVHRFNKSQQDALLPWVENGTIILIGATTENPFFEVNKALVSRSRIFQLQQLTDEDLYKIVEQTLFDSERGYGKLIVQIDTDALAHLVNVANGDARSLLNALQLAVETTPPDTTGVIHIPLAVAEESIQQRAVLYDKEGDAHFDTISAFIKSLRGSDPDAALYWLAKMVYAGEDPRFIFRRMLILASEDVGLADPQAIVVTNACAEAFDRVGMPEGRYHLAQAVLYLATAPKSNSIMGFFDALAAVENENVAEVPTHLKDANRDKKGFGHGAGYLYPHAYRDHWVEQQYLPKSLQGQLFYQPSIQGYEHQIATQVARRREAQLAAIVEGIGVAPMEVMTYGTVNRADERWLQRTLSQVSTQLASVRDRIFNFAQLQRHHLVLDLNAATGLLTWEAIRQVPEGGVYACVRNRSDANALVELAAALPETMRPIVFTASVAQIPAMLASLAPNVQFDSIIGRNVLALESNKGLAAQILGQLIPHSVKLILAETVPRHTQRFYHLLPSQNLDTQLYERLVLAEEAIYTDASDPMLNWDADDLRHAFASNGHCVQVVVEKYLTPMHISDNFIKRLFAANLNRPSYADRLAANLTSEEINIIKNLFVRYLLNQSVNWSSTVAFLNISG; encoded by the coding sequence ATGGATTTATTTGACCAGCATCTTGCAAAAATAACTGAAGAATCAGCACCTCTGGCGGCTCGGATGCGTCCACGAACACTTGATGAATTTATTGGTCAAGACCATATTATTGGGCAAGGAAGGCTACTGCGGCGTGCTATTAATTTAGATCAACTGTCTTCCTTAATCTTTTCTGGGCCACCAGGGACTGGCAAAACTACTTTAGCCCGTGTTATTGCCAACAGCACCCGCGCTCACTTCATTGCTATCAATGCCGTACTCTCAGGAGTCAAAGAAATTCGAGCGGCAATTGAAATAGCCCAACAACAGCGTAAGTTCCATAATCAACGAACTATTCTTTTTGTCGATGAAGTCCATCGTTTTAACAAGTCTCAGCAAGATGCTCTATTGCCTTGGGTAGAGAATGGTACAATCATTCTCATTGGTGCTACCACCGAAAATCCTTTTTTTGAGGTCAATAAGGCACTTGTCAGCCGTTCGCGGATTTTTCAACTTCAGCAATTAACTGATGAAGATTTATACAAAATTGTTGAGCAAACACTCTTCGATTCAGAACGCGGTTATGGCAAGTTAATAGTACAAATTGACACAGATGCTTTAGCTCATCTAGTTAATGTTGCCAATGGTGATGCTCGTTCGTTATTGAATGCTTTGCAACTGGCTGTAGAGACTACACCCCCCGATACTACAGGTGTTATTCATATTCCCCTAGCAGTGGCAGAAGAATCAATTCAACAACGTGCTGTTTTATACGACAAAGAAGGGGATGCCCATTTTGATACCATTAGTGCTTTTATTAAGAGCTTACGAGGTTCTGACCCAGATGCAGCACTCTATTGGCTGGCCAAAATGGTTTATGCCGGTGAAGACCCGCGCTTCATCTTCCGTCGGATGTTAATTCTTGCAAGCGAAGATGTCGGATTGGCTGATCCACAAGCAATTGTCGTTACAAATGCCTGTGCCGAAGCTTTTGACCGCGTGGGAATGCCGGAAGGACGTTATCATTTGGCGCAGGCAGTACTTTATTTAGCGACTGCACCAAAATCCAATAGCATTATGGGCTTTTTTGATGCTTTAGCCGCAGTAGAAAATGAAAATGTTGCAGAAGTCCCCACTCACCTTAAAGATGCCAATCGGGATAAAAAAGGCTTTGGACATGGGGCGGGTTATCTCTATCCTCACGCTTACCGAGATCATTGGGTAGAACAGCAGTATTTACCCAAGAGCTTGCAAGGTCAATTGTTTTATCAACCATCAATCCAAGGTTATGAACACCAAATCGCAACACAAGTGGCGCGTCGCCGAGAAGCTCAACTTGCTGCAATAGTAGAAGGTATTGGTGTTGCACCAATGGAAGTCATGACTTATGGAACTGTTAACCGAGCAGATGAGCGTTGGTTGCAACGTACACTTTCTCAGGTAAGTACACAATTAGCATCTGTGCGCGATCGCATTTTCAATTTCGCTCAATTACAACGTCATCATTTAGTATTGGATCTAAATGCCGCCACTGGTTTACTTACTTGGGAAGCAATCCGGCAAGTTCCTGAAGGTGGGGTTTATGCCTGTGTTCGCAATCGCTCTGATGCCAATGCTTTAGTAGAACTTGCTGCGGCACTTCCTGAAACAATGCGACCAATAGTTTTTACTGCATCTGTTGCACAGATACCTGCTATGCTGGCATCTCTTGCACCAAATGTACAGTTTGACTCTATTATCGGGCGCAATGTACTAGCCTTGGAATCAAATAAGGGACTTGCTGCTCAAATTTTAGGTCAATTGATCCCGCACTCAGTCAAGCTTATTTTAGCTGAGACAGTACCTCGTCATACCCAAAGGTTTTACCACTTACTGCCCAGCCAAAATCTCGATACTCAATTGTATGAGCGATTAGTTTTAGCAGAAGAAGCTATTTATACAGATGCCTCTGACCCCATGCTTAACTGGGATGCTGACGATTTGCGTCACGCTTTTGCCTCAAATGGACACTGTGTACAAGTGGTTGTTGAAAAGTATTTGACACCAATGCACATCTCTGATAATTTTATCAAGCGTTTATTTGCTGCTAATCTTAATCGACCAAGTTATGCAGATCGTCTGGCTGCAAATTTGACTAGTGAGGAAATAAATATTATTAAAAATTTATTTGTTCGTTACTTACTCAACCAATCCGTTAATTGGTCAAGCACTGTGGCATTTTTAAATATTAGCGGATGA
- a CDS encoding SWIM zinc finger family protein, with amino-acid sequence MAKFSRTWWGDRFIQALEAFTDDNRLKRGRSYASGGKVKSFEIDLNKITAKVRGSVNPYFGIYKEPTYNIEIQITPIAKTHWNEAIQKLSSKASIISRLLLNEVPENIEDTFSHLGLHLLPHSSKDFKTKCSCPDYANPCKHIAGVYYLVASQLDNNPWLLFELRGLSKAELQAKLANSPLGKTLSEELNTKEIPLELSNSLYTKLEKQSLNQMPNAREFWLGTKRLPQTIEVATPSSICAILIKKQGDFPDFWHNDASFIETMEELYQRVKTKNHQF; translated from the coding sequence ATGGCTAAATTTAGTCGAACTTGGTGGGGCGATCGCTTTATTCAAGCACTAGAAGCTTTTACAGATGATAACCGACTCAAAAGAGGACGATCTTATGCTAGCGGTGGTAAAGTCAAAAGCTTTGAGATTGACTTAAATAAAATTACTGCCAAAGTCAGAGGCTCAGTTAATCCCTATTTTGGAATCTACAAAGAACCAACTTATAATATAGAGATTCAGATTACACCTATTGCTAAAACCCATTGGAATGAAGCTATCCAAAAGCTTTCTTCTAAAGCCAGTATCATTTCTCGATTGCTGCTAAATGAAGTCCCAGAAAATATTGAAGATACTTTCTCTCATTTGGGACTACATTTATTGCCCCATAGTAGTAAGGATTTCAAAACTAAATGCTCTTGTCCAGATTATGCTAATCCCTGTAAGCACATTGCTGGAGTTTACTATTTAGTGGCTTCTCAATTAGATAATAATCCCTGGTTGTTATTTGAATTACGGGGATTATCGAAAGCAGAACTTCAAGCCAAACTAGCTAATTCTCCTTTGGGAAAAACTCTATCTGAGGAATTGAATACTAAGGAAATTCCTTTAGAACTTTCTAATTCGCTATACACTAAGCTAGAAAAGCAATCTCTTAACCAAATGCCAAATGCCAGAGAATTTTGGTTAGGTACAAAGCGATTACCACAAACTATTGAAGTGGCGACTCCAAGTAGTATCTGTGCAATTTTGATTAAGAAACAAGGGGATTTTCCTGATTTCTGGCACAATGATGCTTCCTTTATTGAAACAATGGAAGAACTGTATCAGCGAGTCAAAACCAAAAATCATCAGTTCTGA
- a CDS encoding DEAD/DEAH box helicase translates to MRILHGTWIPNEETDFIQSGSFYLWVETQLSQKSHTNSQKIHPGHLVESQLIAFLVQELGIKEDNTKFSQRISPKYFALPTTNNQPLPSPELTKYLEIELTDSYEEFQYWQIDCYETVVSTKNVTTLNIIKLLKDIHFLAIYNAESFQIGSDLLFWYHYTQSFKQVILKDQFIPALKYRQLSSENPKKKGKNKTAKAAFEIYATWEIISEQYEANILKYIDYMPLICVAGKATVSYPIEFFDRETLLRHFSEYVLHDLVTHTPSTAAFDKQIADSLIESCFSPRQHNPLTTNTALEEYRQWLVWKTKITRTQADSPFHLCFQLHSPSSSQIDNWQIQFLVASKQDPSLKLALADYWTMNQFTKTGVHKDFGKDFETNLLLNLGYAARMYTKLWLGLETDKPTAMQLTLDEAFDFLTESAWVLEDSGFKVIVPAWYTPAGRRRAKIRLKASGSKLAATKGETKSYFGLDSLVEYQYELAIGEQTVTPIEWEQLINAKTPLVHFRGQWMELDRDKMQQLLEFWQSHGNEQPQMTLLEFLQRSAELGSEWEIEHDEALSEMIAKLQDKSRLEPISELENLQGTLREYQKRGVSWLQYLENLGLNGCLADDMGLGKSVQVIARLVQEKELHSALKVGGKITSLSALPTLLIAPTSVVGNWQKEIAKFAPHLKTMVHHGSTRLQNLADFKAACEQNDVIISSFTLVRKDEKLLSGIEWQRLVLDEAQNIKNPKAAQTKAILKLRAKHRLALTGTPVENRLLDLWSIFNFLNPGYLGKEAQFRKIFEIPIQKDNDRVKSATLKKLVEPLILRRLKTDQSIINDLPDKVEQKLYTNLTKEQASLYEVVVLDVEKQLQSAEGIQRKGLILSTLMKLKQICNHPAQFLQDGSEFSPLRSHKLSRLAEMVEEAVDEGESLLIFSQFTEVGEKIEKHLKHSLHCNTYYLHGGTSRPRREQMITEFQDPNTEPSVFILSLKAGGVGITLTKANHVFHFDRWWNPAVEDQATDRAFRIGQKKNVFVHKFVAIGTLEERIDQMIEDKKKLSDAVVGSDESWLTELDNEAFKRLISLNKSAILE, encoded by the coding sequence ATGAGAATACTTCATGGCACCTGGATACCAAACGAGGAAACTGACTTTATTCAGTCAGGGTCTTTTTACTTGTGGGTAGAAACTCAATTATCCCAAAAAAGTCACACCAATAGTCAAAAAATTCATCCTGGACACTTGGTAGAATCCCAATTAATCGCCTTTTTAGTACAAGAATTGGGAATTAAAGAAGACAATACTAAATTTTCCCAACGCATATCTCCTAAATACTTTGCCTTACCAACCACCAATAATCAGCCCCTACCCTCACCAGAATTAACCAAGTATTTAGAAATTGAGTTGACTGATAGCTATGAAGAATTCCAATATTGGCAGATTGATTGTTATGAAACAGTAGTGTCTACCAAAAATGTCACAACACTTAATATTATTAAACTACTTAAAGATATCCATTTTTTAGCAATATATAATGCCGAGAGTTTTCAAATTGGTTCAGATTTATTATTTTGGTATCATTACACTCAAAGTTTTAAACAAGTAATCCTCAAAGACCAATTTATTCCCGCACTGAAATATCGACAGTTATCATCGGAAAATCCGAAGAAAAAAGGCAAAAACAAGACTGCTAAAGCAGCATTTGAAATTTATGCCACCTGGGAAATTATTTCAGAACAATATGAAGCAAATATTCTGAAATATATTGACTATATGCCACTAATATGTGTGGCAGGTAAAGCAACAGTTAGTTATCCTATTGAGTTTTTTGATCGAGAAACACTATTGCGTCACTTTTCCGAATATGTACTTCATGATTTAGTAACTCACACCCCATCAACAGCCGCTTTTGACAAACAAATTGCTGATTCTCTAATTGAATCTTGCTTTTCTCCTCGTCAGCACAATCCACTAACAACAAATACTGCCCTTGAGGAATATCGGCAATGGTTGGTGTGGAAAACCAAAATAACCCGCACTCAAGCTGATTCACCTTTTCATCTGTGCTTCCAGTTACATTCTCCTTCATCGTCACAAATAGACAATTGGCAAATTCAATTTCTAGTAGCCAGTAAACAAGATCCATCCTTGAAGTTAGCGTTAGCAGACTACTGGACAATGAATCAATTTACCAAAACTGGCGTACATAAAGATTTTGGTAAAGATTTTGAAACAAATTTACTGCTGAATCTGGGGTATGCAGCCCGGATGTATACCAAACTCTGGCTTGGGTTGGAGACAGATAAGCCAACAGCAATGCAACTTACCTTAGATGAAGCATTTGACTTCCTTACTGAAAGTGCTTGGGTACTGGAAGACTCAGGATTCAAAGTAATTGTACCTGCTTGGTATACTCCGGCAGGTCGTCGTCGCGCCAAAATTCGCCTCAAAGCATCGGGTAGCAAACTTGCTGCAACGAAAGGGGAAACAAAAAGCTATTTTGGCTTAGACTCACTGGTGGAGTATCAGTATGAGTTGGCAATTGGGGAGCAAACTGTCACACCTATTGAATGGGAACAACTGATTAATGCTAAAACTCCCCTAGTGCATTTTCGCGGTCAATGGATGGAATTAGACCGGGATAAAATGCAGCAGTTACTCGAATTTTGGCAGTCCCACGGTAACGAACAACCCCAGATGACCTTACTGGAGTTTCTACAACGCAGTGCTGAATTGGGGTCAGAATGGGAAATTGAACATGACGAAGCTTTGTCAGAGATGATAGCAAAGCTACAAGATAAAAGTCGCCTAGAACCAATTTCTGAACTTGAGAATCTGCAAGGCACACTCCGAGAATATCAAAAGCGTGGTGTTTCCTGGCTACAATATCTAGAAAACTTGGGATTAAATGGCTGTTTGGCAGACGATATGGGTTTAGGTAAATCCGTGCAGGTGATTGCCCGATTAGTGCAAGAGAAAGAGTTACATTCAGCTCTGAAAGTAGGAGGAAAAATTACTTCTTTATCTGCCCTGCCCACACTATTAATTGCTCCGACTTCTGTTGTTGGCAACTGGCAGAAGGAAATTGCCAAATTCGCACCTCATTTAAAAACTATGGTGCATCATGGTAGCACTAGGCTACAAAATCTAGCTGATTTCAAAGCTGCTTGTGAACAAAACGATGTGATAATTAGCTCCTTTACTCTAGTCCGCAAAGATGAAAAGTTATTGAGCGGCATCGAGTGGCAACGTTTAGTACTGGATGAGGCACAAAATATTAAAAATCCGAAAGCTGCCCAAACTAAAGCTATTTTAAAATTAAGAGCTAAACATCGGCTGGCATTGACAGGCACTCCTGTAGAAAACCGCTTACTGGATTTATGGTCAATTTTTAACTTTCTCAATCCTGGTTACTTGGGTAAAGAAGCCCAGTTTCGGAAAATCTTCGAGATTCCGATTCAAAAAGACAATGACCGCGTGAAATCTGCCACCTTGAAAAAACTGGTAGAACCTCTAATTCTGCGAAGGTTAAAAACTGACCAATCTATTATTAATGACTTGCCAGATAAAGTGGAACAAAAACTCTACACCAACCTGACCAAAGAGCAAGCATCGCTTTATGAAGTGGTGGTACTAGATGTAGAAAAACAATTGCAATCAGCAGAGGGAATTCAGCGCAAAGGATTGATTCTTTCAACGCTGATGAAATTGAAGCAGATTTGTAATCATCCAGCCCAATTTCTGCAAGATGGGAGCGAATTTTCACCACTGCGTTCGCACAAACTCAGTCGGTTAGCAGAGATGGTTGAGGAGGCAGTTGATGAAGGAGAAAGTTTACTCATTTTTAGTCAATTTACGGAAGTGGGTGAAAAGATTGAAAAACATCTCAAACATAGTCTGCATTGCAATACTTACTATTTGCATGGTGGTACTAGTCGCCCACGTCGAGAGCAAATGATTACCGAATTTCAAGACCCAAATACAGAACCATCGGTTTTTATCCTTTCCTTGAAAGCAGGGGGCGTAGGTATCACCCTCACGAAAGCCAACCATGTCTTTCACTTTGACCGTTGGTGGAACCCAGCAGTTGAAGACCAAGCAACTGACCGTGCTTTCCGTATTGGTCAAAAAAAGAATGTCTTTGTGCATAAGTTTGTTGCCATTGGAACTCTAGAAGAGAGAATTGACCAAATGATTGAAGATAAGAAAAAACTCTCTGATGCTGTTGTTGGTAGCGATGAATCTTGGCTCACCGAATTAGATAATGAAGCCTTTAAGCGGTTGATTTCATTGAACAAGAGTGCAATTTTGGAGTAG
- a CDS encoding ParM/StbA family protein produces the protein MSNIHTLQKIFPAGFDNGYGSLKLLVDGFEVVRVPSYITNAEMEDVPGRVVFNGSAYTVGESAYRTGNYFDRNTDNNENKVNNALLTLLGALAHLPHRKAWHLKLVVSLHDVGLAEELQKVLNGEYQPILAGKQSDVKVEVLKVVLEGMGALFGHPLPKKLTILDFGNGTTLYSRYNRGQREVHTAYPIGVEVLIDDISQKMKHLNGGKIGDASKIRFCLEMGHTRYSRDIDIKDIYSASLKDWYEKYLKKVVNLTLDAKHQGDEIWAIGGGCLLPGFKKLLEKNGFKILDNPVEANVSGLLEMAKTITSKNPASTSIK, from the coding sequence ATGTCAAACATTCACACCTTACAAAAAATTTTTCCTGCGGGTTTCGATAACGGTTACGGAAGCCTCAAACTTTTAGTCGATGGCTTTGAAGTAGTTCGTGTGCCCAGCTATATAACTAATGCCGAGATGGAAGATGTGCCAGGACGTGTAGTTTTTAACGGTAGTGCTTATACAGTTGGAGAGTCTGCTTACCGTACAGGAAATTATTTTGACCGCAACACAGACAACAATGAAAATAAAGTAAATAATGCGTTGTTGACTTTATTGGGTGCATTGGCACATCTGCCACACCGTAAGGCTTGGCACTTAAAATTAGTCGTCAGCTTACATGATGTTGGTCTGGCTGAAGAATTACAAAAAGTACTCAATGGAGAATATCAGCCAATACTTGCTGGCAAACAATCAGACGTGAAAGTAGAAGTGCTGAAAGTTGTACTAGAGGGTATGGGTGCATTGTTTGGGCATCCACTACCGAAAAAATTAACAATTTTAGACTTTGGTAATGGAACAACCCTATATTCTCGTTACAACCGAGGTCAGCGAGAAGTTCACACTGCCTACCCCATTGGTGTAGAAGTTCTCATCGATGATATTTCCCAAAAAATGAAACATCTAAATGGGGGGAAAATCGGGGATGCTTCCAAGATCCGATTTTGTCTGGAGATGGGACATACCAGGTACAGCCGTGACATTGATATCAAAGATATATACAGTGCAAGTTTAAAAGATTGGTATGAAAAATACTTGAAGAAAGTGGTGAATCTGACATTGGATGCCAAGCACCAAGGGGATGAAATCTGGGCGATAGGTGGAGGCTGTCTCTTACCAGGATTTAAGAAGCTGTTGGAGAAAAACGGCTTCAAAATCCTGGACAATCCGGTAGAAGCCAATGTCTCTGGGCTTTTAGAGATGGCAAAAACCATCACCAGCAAGAATCCAGCATCTACATCTATTAAGTGA